The following are encoded together in the Acidicapsa ligni genome:
- a CDS encoding family 16 glycoside hydrolase, translating to MRWPDKASRQLLAVSLILAGLAIAAWSWFHWRHADSAVPMQSFDLQAARLDEWKAYGGSWNIADGAIHSNSYERGAKLLAGSKNWDNYTLNADMRFDGVAADMGVIIRSNDESRGVDSYNGYFIGLRSLDGTLMIGHSNYAWGEARPVLVPGGVHPSIWYRMRVTAYGCNIAVSAQNLTTNQTAWLAFQERSCVKSGRIGLRSLNANAMWRNISVTPAGWNDYQALRQHVDSVEQLVILDGPPWWTPWHVGMLFAAALALALLTQLIYFRVQQWKAFTITRERERLAHEIHDTMAQSFAGVGYQIQGIRRSVVRDDLQDTRHIADQLSVAYQLVRRCHEEASRTIAMLSSSSPLAQENLLGALANTARKIAGDQIKTNTELIGSSTPLNLRLADALLHIGQEAIANAVGHSDPTVLTITLTFEKDDVELTLRDNGQGFDYCPATAGFGILGMQKRARDILGTFNIMSMPGQGTVVSVRARLQEANRRLRLVAMVKEWFVKTPPGFSPR from the coding sequence GTGCGATGGCCGGATAAAGCATCCAGGCAACTCCTGGCAGTGAGCCTCATCCTGGCAGGATTGGCAATTGCCGCGTGGTCCTGGTTTCACTGGCGACACGCAGATAGTGCCGTGCCTATGCAGTCTTTTGATCTACAGGCGGCGCGGTTGGATGAATGGAAGGCCTATGGCGGAAGCTGGAATATTGCTGACGGAGCTATACACAGTAATTCGTATGAACGAGGCGCGAAGTTACTCGCGGGCTCGAAGAACTGGGATAACTACACGCTGAACGCCGATATGCGCTTTGATGGGGTGGCTGCGGATATGGGCGTGATCATCCGTTCCAATGATGAATCGCGTGGCGTCGATTCATACAATGGATATTTCATCGGGCTTCGCAGCCTGGATGGAACGTTGATGATTGGACACTCCAACTATGCATGGGGTGAGGCGCGGCCTGTATTGGTTCCGGGCGGTGTTCATCCATCTATCTGGTACCGTATGCGTGTCACTGCGTATGGTTGTAACATCGCCGTGTCGGCACAGAATCTTACTACCAATCAAACAGCGTGGCTGGCTTTTCAGGAGCGCTCTTGCGTCAAGAGTGGCCGTATTGGTCTGCGCTCACTCAATGCCAATGCCATGTGGCGCAATATCAGCGTGACTCCTGCTGGGTGGAATGACTATCAGGCGTTGCGTCAGCATGTGGATTCCGTGGAGCAGCTTGTGATCCTGGATGGGCCGCCGTGGTGGACTCCGTGGCATGTTGGAATGCTGTTCGCTGCTGCGCTTGCGCTCGCTTTGTTGACGCAGCTTATTTACTTTCGGGTGCAACAGTGGAAAGCATTCACCATCACTCGGGAGCGCGAAAGGCTGGCCCATGAGATTCACGACACCATGGCGCAGAGCTTTGCGGGGGTAGGCTATCAAATTCAGGGAATCAGACGCAGCGTGGTGCGTGACGATTTGCAGGACACGCGCCACATTGCAGATCAATTGAGCGTCGCTTATCAGTTAGTTCGCAGATGTCATGAAGAAGCCAGTCGAACTATCGCTATGCTTAGTAGCTCTTCTCCGCTGGCACAGGAAAATCTTTTAGGGGCTCTCGCGAATACCGCGCGCAAGATCGCAGGAGATCAGATCAAGACCAATACGGAGTTGATTGGAAGCTCCACTCCGCTCAACCTGCGACTGGCGGATGCGTTGCTGCATATCGGGCAGGAGGCAATCGCGAATGCTGTTGGCCACTCCGACCCAACTGTGTTGACGATCACTCTGACCTTTGAAAAAGATGACGTGGAGCTGACGCTGCGAGATAACGGGCAGGGCTTCGACTACTGCCCGGCAACTGCGGGCTTTGGCATTCTCGGCATGCAGAAACGTGCGCGCGATATCCTGGGGACATTCAACATTATGAGTATGCCGGGGCAGGGAACGGTTGTGAGTGTGAGGGCGCGATTACAAGAAGCCAATCGACGGCTGCGCCTGGTTGCAATGGTGAAGGAGTGGTTCGTGAAGACGCCACCTGGCTTCAGTCCCCGATAG
- a CDS encoding response regulator transcription factor, producing the protein MNERANKIKVLIVDDHPVVRLGLRTMLESEENIAVTGMAGSAKEAFAEIQRKQPDVVLMDLRMPEMEGTEAIAELRRIQPDLRILVLTNYESDEYILRALQAGAMGYLLKSTPQDEIVQAVEMVHANKRCIPPGIAQRLFETMGREELSQRELEVLTLVAMGLTNKQIAERLFISDKTARNHVASCLVKLEANDRTEAATTAIRRGLIRLPE; encoded by the coding sequence ATGAATGAGCGGGCAAACAAGATCAAGGTGCTGATCGTCGATGATCATCCGGTCGTCCGGCTTGGCTTGCGGACCATGCTGGAGAGCGAGGAAAACATCGCTGTCACCGGTATGGCCGGATCGGCAAAAGAAGCATTCGCAGAGATACAGCGAAAGCAGCCGGACGTAGTACTGATGGATCTTCGCATGCCGGAGATGGAAGGCACAGAAGCCATCGCTGAGCTGCGGCGCATACAACCAGACCTGCGAATTCTCGTGCTCACAAATTACGAATCCGACGAGTACATCCTCCGCGCCTTGCAGGCTGGCGCCATGGGATACCTGCTCAAGAGCACACCTCAGGATGAAATCGTTCAAGCAGTTGAGATGGTGCACGCGAATAAACGCTGCATCCCTCCAGGCATTGCACAACGATTGTTCGAGACCATGGGTCGTGAAGAACTAAGTCAACGCGAGCTTGAAGTGCTCACACTCGTTGCCATGGGACTGACCAATAAACAGATCGCGGAGCGCCTGTTCATCAGCGATAAGACAGCCCGCAATCACGTAGCGAGCTGCCTTGTAAAGCTCGAAGCCAATGACAGAACTGAAGCCGCAACAACTGCAATACGACGTGGACTGATCCGTCTGCCCGAGTAA